In the Chloroflexota bacterium genome, GTATCAGCTTGAGGAAAAGTCCAAGAAACTGGACCGTAACCGGAATAAAAGACGCCTAATAATAGCGGGTGGTTGCCCGGGATAGCACCTTTCCCTTCCGGAGTAGTTATTACCGGGGCATTCAATTTCTCGGCAACCAGCGTTAGGGCTCTGGTAGCATCAGAAGATAGCACCCCTCCACCTGCCCATATAACCGGTTTCTTTGCGCTGGCTAGAAGATTGGCGGCATCGTCAATCTGACCTTTCTCCGGTGTTACCACAGGGATCGATTCAGGGGCTTTATTTATATCCACTTGTTCAATAGCCTGTAATAAATCCCTGGGAACCTCAAGTTCCACAGGTCTTTGCCTTCCGGACTTCAGCTCACACATCGCTTTCCGTACAGCCCATGGAATCTCCTTTACTTGGCGTATACAGTAGCACCACTTGGTTAAAGGCTGAAACACTTCTATCTGCCCGGCAACTTCATGGGTTGCCCCACGCTCCTTATCCAAATCGTTGGTCCCGACCTGCCCCGAAACCAGTAGAACAGGAGTAGAAGTAGCATACGCTGTGCCGATGGCCGCCGTTGCGTTTAACGCACCGGGGCCGGGTACAACAAGGGCCACACCAACTTTTCCAGTCGTTCGGGCATAGCCGAAGGCCATATAGGCCGCGGTCTGTTCCTGGCGTACGGAAATCCAGCGCATGCCTTTCTGATTATAAACAGAGTCGAGCATCTCCATTACTTGCTCGCCGGGGAGACCGAAAATCACTTCCACACCCTCACGGGCCAAAGAGCCTATAAGTATGTCAGAACCTGTTAGTTTGGACATCACTTACCTCCTCTGAGCAACATATATTGGCCTTAGTTAAAGGTTGGTATCACTTTATCAAAAACGATTCACTACCGCAATAATTCAAACGGTATTAAATGTTCCTTATGTAGCTTTTGGTTTTATTACTTATGAAACTTATTCTTCCTCACAATGCCATACCCTCGCCCGTACAACACTATATTCGAGCACAAATCTTGTACGTACAAGGCTTGTCTTTTGTTAGGATATACAATTCCCTATTTTGTCAAATGAGAAGGGGGGCAATTTAGCTCTCCTTCCCATTAGAAGCAGCTGTATTTGAAGAGGTTAAAGTCATAATGCAGCGTGAGATCAGCAATTTTACATCAAACTGCCATCTATTCTTTTGTAATCATTTCTTCCTTGTACTTTCTAACTAAATCCGGTTTATATTCAGCCCTTCTTCCAATACATGCTTCCCTCGGACATAATTGACAAGTTTCAAAAGTGGTCTCTGTTTGGAATATGACACCGGATACCGATTTTATTGGAAGCATCAAACAAGTGTTAGTTAACCTTACGCCTATTAGACTCTCTACATCACCGAAGATTGAAAACAGCTCTTTTTGTTGAGTTATCGGCCAAATATCCGCGGAGCCAGAACCTGGCGCCATTCTTGATAGCTGTCAACACGCATAGTTGTTCCTGATATGGTCTATCAAATAACTAAGTGCTGAGCGCACTATAACCTCTTTAATCTGGTCCATGAAGTAATACTTCATTAATTGATGCTCTGGAATTTCTATTTCATCCACTTCTCTACCGCACGTCACTATATATGGAAATACTGTATCTATTTTGTCCAGATTAACTCTAAGAATATGGCTGGTAAATTTTCTACCTCCTATCTCCAATGAGTCTCCCTGTCTGTTTTCAACACTGGAAATCTCAAATAAAGCTTTCGGTTTTGCTATCGGGCGAGCTATTTCCAATAGCTCATTGATAATGTCCTTAAAGCTATCGTTCATACTCCGAATACGTGTTTTCTTCACCACATCATCGAGTTCTAATTTTACTGGAATATCATCTATTACTTCCATATCTCCTCCATGCGCTTCTCCCCGTACCCGCTAAAAACCATACCCTATCTTTTTTATGATTGCTTTCTATTTATTTGGAATACATTATATACATATTGTGCCTTTTACTCAATCTTGGTTGGTGGGCAAAGGGGGGGGCTATGAGTAGGAACTTCGCCCATAACCCTCTTGGTTGGTGGCTATCAAAGGTATATAATCCCCTTGTAGGAAAGTATGGGGGGTTAAGGATATGCTCATATTTAAAGCCGTTGCATCCCCAATTATGCGACTATACATACTCTTGGTTAAAGGTTTCCCTAGTACGACAACATCGGGGGGACGGTGGGGATTACTCCAGACGTTCTTGTCTATTGTCTTCTTTCTATTCGGTGTTCCCGCTTTGCTTACCTTCCTTTTGCCTGATGGAGGCAAGGCGATGAACATCGTCATAATAGTATTCTTCATCTTCGGCCTTTTGGTGCTTATATATACAGCGTGGCTAGGCATAAAGTTTTACCGTGCTAGTAAGAGAGAAACGGATGATGTAACACGGCTAGAAACTAAGATTGATACCCACGAGCAAAAATATGTGGAATTGATGCAAACTTTAATAGATGAGGTGAAAGGATGAAGGGGAGACATAAGACGATGGACACAAAAATAAATTGTAAATACTGCCAATCAGACAAACAACCAAGATTGAGTAGAACCGTTGGCGCCGTTGACTTGACTTTGAGCGCAGAGGAACTGAACGTCTGCGATGAGGTCTGGCACGAACTAAGACCGCCCCGATTCTATTACGGGGCGCAACAGCTTCACCGATAAGTCAGCATCTTAGCCGGTTTCACATGTGATTGTACTGATAATACTAACTTGCTAAACAGCACAAAAGCTTGCATTGTAACGTGTTGAACAATCGTCTATTTTGTTACCTATAGAAAAGAGAGCAACTCTGGGTCGGCACCTTATTTTTTAAAATTGTTATATAAATAGACTTCCGATATGATCATACAGGTATAAAGTAGCGAGAAAATAAAACGTAAAATTGCTTACTTAATTAATTTTTAAATGAATCGTTGAAATGCCACAGGCATTTTGCCAACAAATTTAAAAATACCAATAAATAATAAACAAAATGCGAAGCATAAATCTCCTCCATATTGACTAATATCCGATACTAAATCATAATAATTTGGGTCATTTGGATGACGTCTCATGAATATGTTTCAGAATAAGTTACATCTTTTAAGCACCGGCGTACCGGTTACTTCCCTGAGCCCTTATTCAAATCCCTTTCAAGAGTATAAGGTAGCCTTTGAGGACCGGGAGCAGCCTTTCCTTGAATACTATTCCTTTGCTGGAAAACTGGTAAAGAAAAGGACCCTGACCAGAGGAGAGTTCTGGAATCTGGCCTGTTCTGGCGCCAGATATCTCTCAGATAACGGCGTAGCAAAAGGCGACCGTTTATTACATTGTTTTTCCTGTAACAATCTGTACGACCCAGTATTCAGGCTTGCTTCCGTCCTGGTGGGATGTGTTCCGGTGACGGTGAACTGGCAAGCCGACGATAATGAACGCATCGCTGCCAAAGCCAAGATAACAGGAGCAAAGTTTATCATTTTTGATGAAGAGTTTGCCAGCCGAATAGAAGCGATACGGTCGAAATCCCGTATCAAAGCTGCCCTTGAAGCCGGTAAACTTGAATCATATGGAAATATGAGTACATGGGAACCTCCCGCGCTAAACCAGGATGACGAAAAAATAATCATTTTCACGTCCGGCACTACCGGGGAGCCCAAAGGAGTGAGCCTTTCATACGGGAACTATCTGGCTAATAAACTCACTTTTGAGCAGTATTTTGGCGTATCGGAAACGACGCAACTGGATATTTTATTGGTTAATCCTCTGCATCATACTAACTCGACAGCTTTCCTGGACTGGGCTATGCGGCGTGGTGGAACGAAAATACACCTCCTGCAACGCTATTCCACGCTTTACTGGAAGATACTGGTAGACGTGGCACGACAAAAGCGTGACCTGCTCATTGCCCCTATGGTTTCACGGCATATCGATTTCCTGGAAGAACTCCATAATCGCTCAGAACTGCCGGTTGAAGTGGATGAGATAAAAAGCGCTCTCAGCGCAACCGATATGATGATTGGTTCGGCTCCGGTCGGTCCGACCACAATCAAACGCGTACTTACTTTCAGCGACCACCTGCCCATTGTTCGTTTCGGCTCAACCGAAACCTGCCTTCAGGTTATGGCAACGCCAAGGACGTTATCCCAAAATGAGCTTGCCAAAGCGTTTGAAGCTGGTTGGTCGCATTGTTACCAGGGGGAAAGTACCGTCGGTTATTACATCGGCCGAGACCACCCCCCTTTCACACGTATCCAAGCCGTAAGGTCTATCGACCCGGGAAGCAAAGGTTATCTTCAGCCTTGCGATGTTGGGGAACCCGGTTACCTGGTCACACAGGGTCCGAATATTATGAGCAGCTATGTGGGCGATGACGAAGCTGCCGAGTCTGTTTTTCGCGAGGGATGGTACACAGGCCTGCGGGACATCGTCTTCGCCTTGGAAAATGAAGCGGACGGACAACTGGACTATTACTGGGTGACCAGAGATTCGGCACTTCTCATTCGCAGTGGTGCCAATTATTCCTATGACCAGGTTGCTGCCGAGCTATCCAAAGTATTGATTGAAGACTTCGACTTAAAAACGGAGCAATTCAAATTATCTGTAATAGGCCTACGGGTTGAAAGCGAACACGAAGACAGTTGCTGTGTTACCATTGAGCTCAGCCCAGAGGTCGTCGATAAACAGAGAGAACTGGAAGCTGATTTTATAAACAAAGCTCGTGCAAGGGTTCGCAAAGGTTTCTGGCCTGATTATGTCCGCTTTGCCGAAATTCCGACGAACTTCAAGGGCCTTGTCCTTCTTCCGGAATTGAGACAGGATTACAGGCAATCACTGGAGGCAAAAGGGCTGACAATATATAATACCTGAAGGGACTATTCTCAACTTGTCCCCGGCCAAACGTAAACGTGCTCCACTGCACCCTCGCGTAATTTGAATCCTATAATGTGACCTTATATTGACAAACTCACGAAGCCACTGTAGCCTTTGTATTATAGACCTTATCTTGGGTCTTTTTTTAAAGTGGTGGGTTAACGTACATGGACTTATCCAGGATTACCCAGCAGTTTACCGAGAGCATCATACGGGATATGACAAGGGTGGCGTTGCGACATCCCGGCAGTATCAATCTGGCTCAGGGATTCCCAGACTTCCCCGCACCCGAATCCATTAAACGCGCCGCAATTGAAGCCATCCAGAGAGATGTCAATCAGTATGCCATCACCTGGGGAAGCCCTTCGCTCCGAGAAGCGATTGCAGACCGGATTCGTCGTTACAATAACATTGAGGCAGACCCGGACAAGAATATCACCGTAACCTGCGGCTCGACCGAAGCCATGATGGCATCTCTCAAGGCAATCATTAATCCCGGCGATGAAATCATAATTTTCGAGCCATTCTATGAAAACTATGGACCAGATTGCCTCCTTTCCGGGGCAACGCCGCGATATATTCGATTGAGACCGCCGGACTGGTCTTTTGATTTTGACGAACTGGAAAACCTTTTCAACTCAAAAACCAAGGCAATCGTCATCAATACCCCCAATAACCCTACCGGGAAAGTATTCAGTGAAGAAGAACTTCGTTTCATCGCCGGGCTTTGCCTTCAATATGACGCCATAGCCGTCACCGATGAGATATATGAACATATTCTGTATGACGGTCACGTACACCTATCGATTGCCTCCTTTCCCGAGATGGCAGACCGGTCAATTACCATAAATTCAATCTCGAAAACCTATTCTCTGACCGGGTGGCGGGTTGGTTGGGCCATTGCCAGCGACAGGATAACGAGAGAGATAAGGAAGGTCCACGATTTCATGACCGTGGGCGCGGCGGCCCCCCTGCAGGAGGGCGCGGCTTTTGCTTTATCGCTGGGTGAAGACTACTATCGATGGCTGGCAGAATTCTATCAGAATGCCAGAGATACCCTGTATTATTCCATCTTGGAAACCGAACTGTACCCGTACAAACCGGCCGGGGCTTACTACATCATGTGTGAGTGTGCTGACTTCATGCAGCGACATCAACTTCCGAATTCCCTGGAGCTTGCCTATTTCCTGGTAAAGAATATCGGAATCGCTACGGTGCCGGGAAGTTCGTTTTATTCCGACCCCAGCTACGGACAATTGCAGATTCGGTTTTGTTTTTGTAAGAACCCTGAGACGCTTCAAAAAGCACAGACTTATCTTTCCAAAATATCGAAACCAAAACGTGGCCGTCATACCGGGAGCCAGTCTGAGACGGACCGGGCCTGAGCCTATGCCAGGCCGCCAAAGCCGGACAACTCATCGTAGTGATGAGGCCAGGCCGCAGCGGTTTATCAAAATTTTAAATTAGCCCAGGGCGCCGGCCAGCGAAGGTTCGGACTCGTCCAGTTCATCGAGGTTAGGGATGAACGACGCCTGTTTCTCCCATTCCAGCATGCCCTGAAACCAGATGTAAGCGGCGGCCCTTGACGTTACCACCCGCATCTTCCTTAACTGCAACATGGAATCGATGCTGTGTTCGCGCCTTGATTCGATTATCCGCTGTGCCGATATCGGGCCGACGCCGGGCACGCGGAGCAGCTCCTCATGGCTCGCCCGGTTTATGTCCACCGGGAACAGCCAGGGCTGGTTTTCGGCGATGACCAGCTTCGGGTCCTTCCTCAGGGAGAGGTTACCTTTCTCACCGAGCGCCAGCTCCACCTCTTTTAGCGGGAAGCCGTAGATTCTGAGCAGCCAGTCCGACTGGTAGAGTCGGTGGGCACGCAGCGGATTGGCTGGTGGCAGACCCTCCAGCGGCGAGTCCCTGACCGGTCGGAAAGGACTGAAATAGGTCCTCCGCAATTCCACCTCGTGGTAGAGGGCCGAGGTAGTGCGCAGTATATCTAAATCGCTTTCACCCGCCGCCCCGACGACAAACTGCGTCGTCTGTCCGGAAGGCACCAGCCTTTCATCCGACGCCATCAGCTTTTTCACCCACTGCATCGGCGCCACGATGTTCTGATGCAGGTCCTTCCGCTTGCTCAGCCTGGCGAGATGCTTTACTGTCGGAGCTTCCATATTTACGGAAACACGGTCGGCCAGTTTGCACCCTTCGGCAACACAGTCGAAGGCTGCGCCGGGCAGGATTTTGAGGTGAATGTAACCGGTAAAACCATAGCGGTGGCGCAGGATTTCCACCGTGTTGACCATGGCTTCCATGGTGCGCGTCGGGTTATCGGCGACCCCGGAACTCAGAAATAGCCCCCGCACCATTCTCCGCTGGTAGAGCTGCATGAATACCCTGGCCAGTTCCTCGGGGCGGAAGGCGCGGCGGGGAAAGTCCCTGGCAACGCGATTGGTGCAGTAGGCACAGTCATTCATGCAGACGTTGGTCAGCAGCACCTTGAAAAGGCAGACCGAGCCACCGCCGGGCAGCGTGGAACGGTAGATGAACCGCTGCGGCGAGGGCAGAAAATCGCGCACGCCGCTGTAGCCGCAGATGTCGTACTTCGCCGCCGCCGATAAATCCTTGAGTTTATCTTCAACCTCCATCTGCCACACCACCTTTTTTAATAGAACAATTGTACTATAACACAGCAGAGTAAGGTGGTCAATAGCCGAGAGTAAGATAGTATCACTCGCTCATACGGGAGCCGACGATAAGCAGGATACCAACGAGCGCC is a window encoding:
- a CDS encoding thiamine pyrophosphate-binding protein, whose protein sequence is MSKLTGSDILIGSLAREGVEVIFGLPGEQVMEMLDSVYNQKGMRWISVRQEQTAAYMAFGYARTTGKVGVALVVPGPGALNATAAIGTAYATSTPVLLVSGQVGTNDLDKERGATHEVAGQIEVFQPLTKWCYCIRQVKEIPWAVRKAMCELKSGRQRPVELEVPRDLLQAIEQVDINKAPESIPVVTPEKGQIDDAANLLASAKKPVIWAGGGVLSSDATRALTLVAEKLNAPVITTPEGKGAIPGNHPLLLGVFYSGYGPVSWTFPQADTILAIGSRLYSTPRAPISFREDQKLIHIDVDSAEIGRNHVTHLGIVSDARAALELLLEALPEKSKSTWKSEELNKIKDNVRTQLEGVAPLQLSLIRTIREELKADDILIPGVNNVAYWGHLSYPVLQPRTYLNSSYFATLGYAFPTALGAKVGNPNKHVVALCGDGGFMYGLTDLATAVQEKINVVAIVFVDNAYGASLRDQHLRFESRVIGTQLQNPDFAYIAKGFGAEGVKLTNPEELGSALRTALDRDMPTVIEVPLPTMQTPFW
- a CDS encoding acyl--CoA ligase — translated: MNMFQNKLHLLSTGVPVTSLSPYSNPFQEYKVAFEDREQPFLEYYSFAGKLVKKRTLTRGEFWNLACSGARYLSDNGVAKGDRLLHCFSCNNLYDPVFRLASVLVGCVPVTVNWQADDNERIAAKAKITGAKFIIFDEEFASRIEAIRSKSRIKAALEAGKLESYGNMSTWEPPALNQDDEKIIIFTSGTTGEPKGVSLSYGNYLANKLTFEQYFGVSETTQLDILLVNPLHHTNSTAFLDWAMRRGGTKIHLLQRYSTLYWKILVDVARQKRDLLIAPMVSRHIDFLEELHNRSELPVEVDEIKSALSATDMMIGSAPVGPTTIKRVLTFSDHLPIVRFGSTETCLQVMATPRTLSQNELAKAFEAGWSHCYQGESTVGYYIGRDHPPFTRIQAVRSIDPGSKGYLQPCDVGEPGYLVTQGPNIMSSYVGDDEAAESVFREGWYTGLRDIVFALENEADGQLDYYWVTRDSALLIRSGANYSYDQVAAELSKVLIEDFDLKTEQFKLSVIGLRVESEHEDSCCVTIELSPEVVDKQRELEADFINKARARVRKGFWPDYVRFAEIPTNFKGLVLLPELRQDYRQSLEAKGLTIYNT
- a CDS encoding aminotransferase class I/II-fold pyridoxal phosphate-dependent enzyme, with translation MDLSRITQQFTESIIRDMTRVALRHPGSINLAQGFPDFPAPESIKRAAIEAIQRDVNQYAITWGSPSLREAIADRIRRYNNIEADPDKNITVTCGSTEAMMASLKAIINPGDEIIIFEPFYENYGPDCLLSGATPRYIRLRPPDWSFDFDELENLFNSKTKAIVINTPNNPTGKVFSEEELRFIAGLCLQYDAIAVTDEIYEHILYDGHVHLSIASFPEMADRSITINSISKTYSLTGWRVGWAIASDRITREIRKVHDFMTVGAAAPLQEGAAFALSLGEDYYRWLAEFYQNARDTLYYSILETELYPYKPAGAYYIMCECADFMQRHQLPNSLELAYFLVKNIGIATVPGSSFYSDPSYGQLQIRFCFCKNPETLQKAQTYLSKISKPKRGRHTGSQSETDRA
- a CDS encoding helix-hairpin-helix domain-containing protein; the encoded protein is MEVEDKLKDLSAAAKYDICGYSGVRDFLPSPQRFIYRSTLPGGGSVCLFKVLLTNVCMNDCAYCTNRVARDFPRRAFRPEELARVFMQLYQRRMVRGLFLSSGVADNPTRTMEAMVNTVEILRHRYGFTGYIHLKILPGAAFDCVAEGCKLADRVSVNMEAPTVKHLARLSKRKDLHQNIVAPMQWVKKLMASDERLVPSGQTTQFVVGAAGESDLDILRTTSALYHEVELRRTYFSPFRPVRDSPLEGLPPANPLRAHRLYQSDWLLRIYGFPLKEVELALGEKGNLSLRKDPKLVIAENQPWLFPVDINRASHEELLRVPGVGPISAQRIIESRREHSIDSMLQLRKMRVVTSRAAAYIWFQGMLEWEKQASFIPNLDELDESEPSLAGALG